The following coding sequences lie in one Xanthomonas hyacinthi genomic window:
- the rmuC gene encoding DNA recombination protein RmuC, translating into MQTDPHFLILAGLLCAVLALLLAVLLRRTNHAALEQVLREEQRSGRGELREQLDSLARQQDARSEGFARNLGDLSTRTDQRLDLLREALSEDARRGRAEAGEAQQRVAELLNQRMLEMRGQLDAFGQQQDARMLHFGQQQSELIARIDAHLTALRETLVEDARKARLEGAESQQRFADTLGQRLNELIQRNEQRIGEMRSTLEERLKELQADNAARLEQMRGTVDEKLQTTLNTRLDASFKLVSERLEQVQRGLGEMQQLATGVGDLKRVLSNVKNRGGWGEVQLENILEQTLTQEQYARGVRVRPERNEVVDFAVRLPGRGHEDTPVWLPIDAKFPREDYERLLDAQELGDAEQVLAMGAQLERAIRVQAKSISDKYIAPPHTTDFAVMFLPTEGLYAETLRRPGLADLLQREHRIVIAGPTTVTALLNSLQMGFRTLAIEKRSSEVWGVLAAVKSEFGKFAGILEKAEKQISTVGKSLGDASRKTRTIERRLRGVETLADAQLTPLLDLEPPMADADVDADENSARDEQE; encoded by the coding sequence ATGCAAACCGATCCCCATTTCCTGATCCTGGCCGGCCTGCTGTGCGCCGTGCTCGCGCTGCTGCTGGCGGTGCTGCTGCGCCGGACCAACCACGCGGCGCTGGAACAGGTGCTGCGCGAAGAACAGCGCAGCGGCCGCGGCGAACTGCGCGAGCAGCTCGACAGCCTGGCGCGGCAGCAGGACGCGCGCAGCGAGGGCTTCGCCCGCAATCTCGGCGACCTCTCCACCCGCACCGACCAGCGCCTGGATCTGCTGCGCGAGGCGCTGAGCGAGGACGCGCGGCGCGGCCGGGCCGAGGCCGGCGAGGCGCAGCAACGCGTGGCCGAACTGCTGAACCAGCGCATGCTCGAGATGCGCGGCCAGCTCGACGCGTTCGGCCAGCAGCAGGACGCGCGCATGCTGCACTTCGGCCAGCAGCAGAGCGAGCTGATCGCGCGCATCGACGCGCACCTGACCGCGCTGCGCGAGACCCTGGTCGAAGACGCGCGCAAGGCCCGCCTGGAAGGCGCCGAGTCGCAGCAGCGCTTCGCCGACACGCTCGGCCAGCGGCTCAACGAACTGATCCAGCGCAACGAGCAGCGCATCGGCGAGATGCGCAGCACCCTGGAAGAGCGCTTGAAGGAACTGCAGGCCGACAACGCGGCCAGGCTCGAGCAGATGCGCGGCACCGTCGACGAGAAGCTGCAGACCACCCTCAACACGCGCCTGGACGCCTCGTTCAAGCTGGTCTCCGAGCGGCTCGAACAGGTCCAGCGCGGCCTCGGCGAGATGCAGCAGCTGGCCACCGGCGTCGGCGATCTCAAGCGCGTGCTGAGCAACGTCAAGAACCGCGGCGGCTGGGGCGAAGTGCAGCTGGAGAACATCCTCGAGCAGACCCTGACCCAGGAGCAGTACGCGCGCGGCGTGCGGGTGCGCCCGGAGCGCAACGAGGTGGTGGACTTCGCGGTGCGCCTGCCCGGCCGCGGCCACGAGGACACGCCGGTGTGGCTGCCGATCGATGCCAAGTTCCCGCGCGAGGACTACGAGCGGCTGCTCGATGCGCAGGAACTAGGCGATGCGGAACAGGTGCTGGCGATGGGCGCGCAGCTGGAGCGCGCGATCCGGGTGCAGGCCAAGTCGATCAGCGACAAGTACATCGCACCGCCGCACACCACCGATTTCGCGGTGATGTTCCTGCCCACCGAAGGCCTGTACGCCGAGACGCTGCGCCGGCCCGGCCTGGCCGACCTGCTGCAGCGCGAGCACCGCATCGTCATCGCCGGCCCCACCACCGTCACCGCGCTGCTCAACAGCCTGCAGATGGGCTTCCGCACCCTGGCCATCGAGAAGCGCTCCAGCGAGGTGTGGGGCGTGCTGGCGGCGGTCAAGAGCGAGTTCGGCAAGTTCGCCGGGATCCTGGAAAAGGCCGAAAAGCAGATCAGCACCGTGGGCAAGAGCCTGGGCGATGCCAGCCGCAAGACCCGCACCATCGAGCGCCGCCTGCGCGGGGTGGAGACGCTGGCCGATGCGCAGCTCACGCCGTTGCTGGATCTCGAACCGCCCATGGCCGATGCCGATGTCGATGCGGACGAGAATTCCGCGCGCGACGAGCAGGAATGA
- a CDS encoding glutathione S-transferase family protein, with protein sequence MLTLYGKSSSINVRKVLWLCAELELAIDQQHYGAGFAAVDTPAFRALNPNALVPVLRDGDFVLWESNSICRYLAARQQRTDLLPPAPQARAQVEQWMDWQATELTNAWRYAFMALVRDSPAHRDPQALAQGLADWHRHMGILDAQLQHTGAYAAGANFTLADIVLGLSTQRWMATPMARPLLPAVEDYYERLSARPGFLTHGRNGMP encoded by the coding sequence ATGCTCACCCTCTACGGCAAGTCGTCCTCGATCAACGTGCGCAAGGTGCTGTGGCTGTGCGCGGAACTGGAGCTGGCGATCGACCAGCAGCACTATGGCGCCGGCTTCGCCGCAGTGGACACGCCGGCGTTCCGCGCGTTGAATCCGAACGCGCTGGTGCCGGTGCTGCGCGACGGCGACTTCGTGCTGTGGGAATCCAACAGCATCTGCCGCTACCTGGCGGCACGCCAGCAGCGCACGGACCTGCTGCCACCCGCGCCGCAGGCGCGGGCGCAGGTCGAGCAATGGATGGACTGGCAGGCCACCGAACTCACCAATGCGTGGCGCTACGCATTCATGGCCTTGGTCCGCGACAGCCCCGCGCATCGCGATCCGCAAGCGCTGGCGCAGGGCCTGGCCGACTGGCACCGGCACATGGGCATCCTCGACGCACAGCTGCAGCACACCGGCGCCTACGCGGCGGGCGCGAACTTCACCCTGGCCGACATCGTGCTCGGCCTGTCCACCCAGCGTTGGATGGCCACGCCGATGGCGCGGCCGCTGCTGCCGGCGGTGGAGGACTACTACGAGCGGTTGTCGGCACGCCCGGGCTTTCTTACGCACGGACGCAACGGCATGCCGTAA
- a CDS encoding MgtC/SapB family protein — protein sequence MEALRLFNLASLLDTLVSLSTAFALGAVIGFERQVRQRTAGLRTNTLVAVGAAIFVSLGDRLFEIHGGPQGAVQVVAYVVSGIGFLGAGAIMKEGANITGLNTAATLWGSGAVGACAGAGLVAEAVLAALFVLLSNTLLRPVVNRINRRPLEESSIEATYVFYVICARGVHGEVRERLIELLEAAHYPAREVDQHPFGQHDVEIAATLYATAVRAEELDTVIQQLEGEPGVQQAFWNAGAEG from the coding sequence ATGGAAGCGCTGCGCCTGTTCAATCTTGCCTCGCTGCTCGACACCCTGGTGAGCCTGTCCACCGCCTTCGCCCTGGGCGCGGTCATCGGCTTCGAGCGGCAGGTGCGGCAGCGCACCGCGGGCCTGCGCACCAACACCCTGGTCGCGGTCGGCGCGGCCATCTTCGTCTCGCTCGGCGACCGCCTGTTCGAGATCCATGGCGGCCCCCAGGGCGCGGTGCAGGTGGTGGCCTACGTGGTCTCCGGCATCGGCTTCCTCGGTGCCGGCGCGATCATGAAGGAAGGCGCCAACATCACCGGGCTCAACACCGCGGCCACGCTGTGGGGGTCGGGCGCGGTCGGCGCCTGCGCCGGCGCCGGGCTGGTCGCCGAGGCGGTGCTGGCGGCGCTGTTCGTGCTGTTGAGCAACACCTTGCTGCGCCCGGTGGTGAACCGGATCAACCGCCGGCCGCTGGAGGAATCCTCGATCGAGGCAACCTACGTGTTCTACGTGATCTGCGCCCGCGGCGTGCACGGCGAGGTGCGCGAACGGCTGATCGAACTGCTGGAAGCCGCCCACTACCCGGCGCGCGAAGTGGACCAGCATCCGTTCGGCCAGCACGATGTGGAAATCGCCGCCACGCTGTACGCGACCGCGGTGCGCGCCGAAGAGCTGGATACGGTGATCCAGCAGTTGGAAGGCGAGCCCGGTGTACAACAGGCGTTCTGGAACGCTGGCGCCGAGGGCTGA
- a CDS encoding sensor histidine kinase, with protein MTAMTRCFKSPSPHRRLLALAALLLALGAIFVADTLTDYAVAAALFYTVVILFAVRLLTRAGMLLLAGACIALIVLSFQLSSAGAYRVGVINSVISIVVVAVTTSIAVQMEHAKAAAHAAQAQLLRLARARSLGGLTASIAHEVNQPLAAIVTSGNACQRWLGQQPPNLERAHAALQRILDDGNRASEVIARIRSLSKGEAPRKSAFDLNAAVLEVLALARSELEHNAIALRMALAPALPLVLADRVQVQQVLVNLLLNAMEAMARTPAQAREILIGTAPEDARSLRLTVADCGGGLSAEAQAHLFDAFWTTKPDGIGIGLSISRSIVEASGGRIWAAPRSPCGAVFGVCLPIAKPGARQ; from the coding sequence ATGACCGCGATGACCCGCTGCTTCAAATCGCCTTCGCCGCATCGCCGCCTGCTCGCGCTGGCGGCGCTGCTGCTGGCGCTGGGCGCGATCTTCGTCGCCGATACGCTGACCGATTACGCGGTGGCCGCCGCGTTGTTCTACACGGTGGTGATCCTGTTCGCGGTGCGGCTGCTCACCCGCGCGGGCATGCTGTTGCTCGCCGGCGCCTGCATTGCCCTGATCGTGCTCAGCTTCCAGCTCAGCTCCGCCGGCGCGTACCGGGTGGGGGTGATCAACTCGGTCATCAGCATCGTGGTGGTGGCGGTGACCACCTCCATCGCGGTGCAGATGGAACATGCCAAGGCCGCCGCGCACGCGGCGCAGGCGCAGCTGCTGCGGCTGGCGCGCGCGCGCAGCCTGGGCGGCCTGACCGCCTCGATCGCGCACGAGGTCAACCAGCCGCTGGCCGCCATCGTCACCAGCGGCAACGCCTGCCAGCGCTGGCTCGGCCAGCAGCCGCCGAACCTGGAGCGGGCGCACGCGGCGCTGCAGCGGATCCTCGACGACGGCAACCGCGCCAGCGAGGTGATCGCGCGGATCCGCAGCCTCAGCAAGGGCGAGGCGCCGCGCAAGAGCGCGTTCGACCTCAATGCCGCGGTGCTGGAGGTGCTGGCGCTGGCGCGCAGCGAACTGGAGCACAACGCCATCGCGCTGCGGATGGCGCTGGCCCCGGCATTGCCGCTGGTGCTGGCCGACCGGGTGCAGGTCCAGCAGGTGCTGGTCAATCTGTTGTTGAACGCGATGGAGGCGATGGCGCGCACGCCCGCGCAGGCGCGCGAGATCCTGATCGGCACCGCGCCGGAGGATGCGCGTTCGCTGCGGCTGACCGTGGCCGATTGCGGCGGCGGCCTGTCGGCCGAGGCGCAGGCGCACCTGTTCGACGCGTTCTGGACCACCAAGCCCGACGGCATCGGCATCGGCCTGAGCATCAGTCGCAGCATCGTCGAGGCCAGCGGCGGGCGCATCTGGGCAGCGCCGCGCAGCCCCTGCGGCGCGGTGTTCGGCGTGTGCCTGCCGATCGCAAAGCCAGGCGCGCGCCAATGA
- a CDS encoding response regulator transcription factor → MSERCPVVYLIDDDPSIRAALEDLFASVDLQVHAFGSSGEFLQHALADAPSCMVLDIRMPGQSGMEFHRQLLEAGLNLPTIFITGHGDIAMSVEAMKNGAIEFLTKPFRDQDLLDAIQHGIACDRARRQREAVLAELRGRWATLTAGEQEVTRLVVQGLLNKQVAARLQLSEITVKVRRSQAMRKMQAGSLAELVRLAARIGL, encoded by the coding sequence GTGTCCGAACGCTGCCCGGTGGTGTACCTGATCGACGACGATCCCTCGATCCGCGCCGCGCTGGAAGACCTGTTCGCCTCGGTCGACCTGCAGGTGCATGCGTTCGGCTCCAGCGGCGAGTTCCTGCAGCACGCGCTGGCCGACGCGCCCAGCTGCATGGTGCTGGACATCCGCATGCCCGGGCAGAGCGGCATGGAATTCCACCGGCAGCTGCTGGAGGCCGGGCTGAACCTGCCGACCATCTTCATCACCGGCCATGGCGACATCGCGATGAGCGTGGAAGCGATGAAGAACGGCGCGATCGAATTCCTGACCAAGCCGTTCCGCGACCAGGACCTGCTCGACGCGATCCAGCACGGCATCGCCTGCGACCGCGCGCGCCGCCAGCGCGAGGCCGTGCTGGCCGAACTGCGCGGCCGCTGGGCGACGCTGACCGCGGGCGAGCAGGAGGTGACCCGGCTGGTGGTGCAGGGGCTGTTGAACAAGCAGGTCGCCGCGCGGCTGCAGCTCAGCGAAATCACGGTGAAGGTGCGGCGCAGCCAGGCGATGCGCAAGATGCAGGCCGGCTCGCTCGCCGAACTGGTGCGGCTGGCCGCGCGGATCGGACTGTAG
- a CDS encoding amino acid permease codes for MSFLFRRKSLDLVTVHEAGRRLLPTLSWAHLVALGIGAIVGTGIYTLIGVGADKAGPAVLLSFAVAGAICACAALAYAEMATMMPAAGSAYTYSYIALGESIAWVVGWSLILEYSLVVSTVAVGWSGYFVGFLQWLGVQMPHALVAGPHAGGIVNLPAVAITFLVAGMLMAGTKESATLNAVLVVLKIVALGVFVAIALPAFDSENLQPFMPYGFPKTLGSDGVERGVMAAAAIIFFAFYGFDAISTAAEETKNPGRDLSIGILGSMVGCTLIYVLVALAAVGAMRFTVFGNSPEPLALILRELGHGKAAAAIGIVAVIALPTVLLAFLYGQSRIFFVMSRDGLLPRGLSRVNARTGTPVVTTLFTALLVAALAGVARLDEIAALANAGTLAAFIAVAACLLVLRVREPGRERKFRTPLAWVVAPLAIGGCLYLFWSLPHTTQKWFALWNAIGVVAYLLYGRRHSLLRREEQRP; via the coding sequence ATGTCGTTCCTGTTCCGGCGCAAGTCGCTCGATCTGGTCACCGTCCACGAGGCCGGGCGCCGGCTGCTGCCCACGCTGAGCTGGGCGCACCTGGTGGCGCTGGGCATCGGCGCGATCGTCGGCACCGGCATCTACACCCTGATCGGGGTCGGCGCGGACAAGGCCGGCCCCGCGGTGCTGCTGTCGTTCGCGGTGGCCGGGGCGATCTGCGCCTGCGCTGCGCTGGCCTACGCGGAGATGGCGACGATGATGCCGGCCGCCGGCAGCGCCTACACCTACAGCTACATCGCGCTCGGCGAGAGCATCGCCTGGGTGGTCGGCTGGAGCCTGATCCTGGAGTACTCGCTGGTGGTCAGCACGGTGGCGGTGGGCTGGTCGGGCTACTTCGTCGGCTTTTTGCAGTGGCTGGGCGTGCAGATGCCGCATGCGCTGGTCGCCGGGCCGCATGCCGGCGGCATCGTGAACCTGCCGGCGGTGGCGATCACCTTCCTGGTCGCGGGCATGCTGATGGCCGGCACCAAGGAGAGCGCCACGCTCAACGCGGTGCTGGTGGTGCTCAAGATCGTGGCGCTGGGCGTGTTCGTCGCCATCGCGCTGCCGGCCTTCGACAGCGAGAACCTGCAGCCGTTCATGCCGTACGGATTCCCCAAGACGCTGGGCAGCGATGGCGTGGAGCGTGGGGTGATGGCGGCGGCGGCGATCATCTTCTTCGCCTTCTACGGCTTCGATGCGATCTCCACCGCGGCCGAGGAAACCAAGAATCCCGGGCGCGACCTGTCGATCGGCATCCTCGGTTCGATGGTCGGCTGCACGCTGATCTACGTGCTGGTGGCGCTGGCTGCGGTGGGCGCGATGCGCTTCACCGTGTTCGGCAATAGTCCCGAGCCGCTGGCGCTGATCCTGCGCGAACTCGGTCATGGCAAGGCCGCCGCCGCGATCGGCATCGTCGCGGTGATCGCGCTGCCGACGGTGCTGCTGGCGTTCCTGTACGGGCAGAGCCGCATCTTCTTCGTGATGTCGCGCGACGGGCTGCTGCCGCGCGGCCTGTCCAGGGTCAACGCGCGCACCGGCACGCCGGTGGTCACCACGCTGTTCACCGCGCTCCTGGTGGCGGCGCTGGCCGGCGTGGCGCGGCTGGACGAGATCGCCGCGCTGGCCAACGCCGGCACCCTGGCCGCGTTCATCGCGGTCGCCGCGTGCCTGCTGGTGCTGCGCGTGCGCGAACCCGGCCGCGAACGCAAGTTCCGCACGCCGCTGGCCTGGGTGGTCGCGCCGCTGGCGATCGGCGGCTGCCTGTACCTGTTCTGGAGCCTGCCGCACACCACCCAGAAATGGTTCGCGCTGTGGAACGCGATCGGCGTGGTCGCCTACCTGCTGTATGGTCGCCGCCACAGCCTGCTGCGGCGCGAGGAACAGCGGCCGTGA
- a CDS encoding MFS transporter, with translation MSPLASQVDAAPAGLSPGLIALFAAACGLAVANIYFSQPLIGIIAPELRLHAGLAGLIVALTQLGYGAGLLLLVPLADVAENRRLAILLLGGVVLGLVGIGLSHSAAGFLIGSFVVGVCAVAAQILVPFASHLAPEASRGRVVGTVMGGLLAGIMLARPFSSSVAATLGWRAVFFLSAGMMLLLMAVLRWRLPQRRPAQRASYAAVLASLPRLYAATPLLRRRAFYQGMMFAAFNVFWTGAPLLLAQSFGMDQRHIALFALAGAGGALVAPLAGRLADRGWTRPATGCALAAAALSFGLGACAARAHALLWLVVAALVLDAAVQVCQVLSLRSIYMLAPEQRGRLNGLFMTSVFLCGATGSVLAAAVFAYAGWSGLSLLGAGFGAAALLFYFSEFRRAAVSAR, from the coding sequence ATGTCTCCACTCGCATCCCAGGTCGATGCGGCACCCGCCGGCCTGTCCCCCGGGCTGATCGCGCTGTTCGCCGCCGCCTGCGGCCTGGCGGTGGCCAATATCTATTTCTCGCAACCGCTGATCGGCATCATCGCGCCGGAATTGCGCCTGCACGCGGGCCTGGCCGGCCTGATCGTGGCGCTGACCCAGCTCGGCTACGGCGCCGGCCTGCTGTTGCTGGTGCCGCTGGCCGACGTGGCCGAGAACCGGCGCCTGGCGATCCTGCTGCTGGGCGGGGTGGTGCTGGGCCTGGTCGGCATCGGCCTGTCGCACTCGGCGGCCGGCTTCCTGATCGGCTCGTTCGTGGTCGGCGTGTGCGCGGTGGCCGCGCAGATCCTGGTGCCGTTCGCCTCGCACCTGGCGCCGGAGGCCAGCCGCGGCCGCGTGGTCGGCACGGTGATGGGCGGGCTGCTGGCCGGGATCATGCTGGCGCGGCCGTTCTCCAGTTCCGTCGCCGCCACCCTGGGCTGGCGCGCGGTGTTCTTCCTGTCCGCCGGCATGATGCTGCTGTTGATGGCGGTGCTGCGCTGGCGCCTGCCACAGCGCCGGCCCGCGCAGCGCGCGTCCTATGCCGCGGTGCTGGCCTCGCTGCCGCGGCTGTATGCCGCCACCCCGCTGCTGCGCCGGCGCGCGTTCTACCAGGGCATGATGTTCGCCGCGTTCAACGTGTTCTGGACCGGCGCGCCGCTGCTGCTGGCGCAGTCCTTCGGCATGGACCAGCGGCATATCGCGCTGTTCGCGCTGGCCGGTGCCGGCGGCGCGCTGGTCGCGCCGCTGGCCGGGCGCTTGGCCGACCGCGGCTGGACCCGCCCGGCCACCGGCTGCGCGCTGGCCGCCGCGGCGCTGTCGTTCGGCCTCGGCGCCTGCGCCGCACGCGCGCATGCACTGCTGTGGCTGGTGGTCGCCGCGCTGGTCCTGGATGCGGCGGTACAGGTGTGCCAGGTGCTGAGCCTGCGCAGCATCTACATGCTGGCGCCGGAGCAGCGCGGCCGCCTCAACGGCCTGTTCATGACCTCGGTGTTCCTGTGCGGCGCCACCGGCTCGGTGCTGGCCGCGGCGGTGTTCGCCTATGCCGGCTGGTCGGGCTTGTCGCTGCTCGGCGCCGGCTTCGGGGCGGCCGCGCTGCTGTTCTACTTCAGCGAATTCCGGCGCGCGGCGGTGTCGGCGCGCTGA
- a CDS encoding DUF2628 domain-containing protein, which produces MNTQNLPERAPLSPKWQFRFDFFDRHGGPASPDFKAAFKALPSFGDRLKINMNFFAFFFGWIYFFILGLWRKAIVLIGISLLIGVLSFFLPGMVVNGLGVGYSVLVGLIANYAFYLDRKKGSTSWNPFEGMRWW; this is translated from the coding sequence ATGAACACCCAGAACCTCCCCGAGCGCGCGCCGCTCAGTCCGAAGTGGCAGTTCCGCTTCGACTTCTTCGACCGCCACGGCGGGCCGGCCTCGCCCGACTTCAAGGCCGCGTTCAAGGCATTGCCCTCGTTCGGCGATCGCCTGAAGATCAACATGAACTTCTTCGCGTTCTTCTTCGGCTGGATCTACTTCTTCATCCTCGGCCTGTGGCGCAAGGCGATCGTGCTGATCGGCATCTCGCTGCTGATCGGGGTGCTGTCGTTCTTCCTGCCGGGGATGGTCGTCAATGGCCTGGGCGTGGGCTATTCGGTGCTGGTCGGCCTGATCGCCAACTACGCCTTCTACCTGGACCGAAAGAAGGGCAGCACCAGCTGGAACCCGTTCGAAGGCATGCGTTGGTGGTAA
- a CDS encoding glycerate kinase has translation MKIVIAPDSFKESLSALEVATQIEAGFRAVFPAWSYRKVAVADGGEGTVAALVAASGGRIVGRTVTGPLGAPVEAFFGISGDGRTGIVEMAAASGLALLPQARRDPLAATSYGVGELILAALDAGARKLIVGVGGSASNDGGAGMAQALGVRLLDAQGDALAAGAGGGALAALARIDASALDPRLRECTFEVACDVDNPLTGPAGASAVFGPQKGATPALVAQLDANLCHYATVIETDLGIALAGLRGGGAGGGLGAALVAFLGAQLRPGADIVAEALGLDALVAAADLVVTGEGRLDRQSLHGKTPLGVARIAKRHGKPVVAIAGGLGAGAELLHAHGIDAMFGAVQRACTLQQALAEAAANLRMAARNVAETLRIGRGLGR, from the coding sequence ATGAAGATCGTCATCGCCCCGGATTCGTTCAAGGAAAGCCTGTCGGCGCTGGAGGTGGCCACGCAGATCGAGGCGGGCTTTCGCGCCGTGTTCCCGGCATGGAGCTACCGCAAGGTGGCGGTCGCCGATGGCGGCGAGGGCACGGTCGCGGCGCTGGTCGCGGCCAGCGGCGGGCGCATCGTCGGCCGCACGGTGACCGGGCCGCTGGGCGCGCCGGTCGAGGCCTTCTTCGGCATCAGCGGCGATGGCCGCACCGGCATCGTCGAGATGGCCGCGGCGAGCGGACTGGCGCTGCTGCCGCAGGCGCGGCGCGATCCGCTCGCCGCCACCAGCTATGGCGTCGGCGAGCTGATTCTGGCGGCGCTGGACGCCGGCGCGCGCAAGCTCATCGTCGGTGTCGGCGGCAGCGCCAGCAACGACGGCGGTGCCGGCATGGCGCAGGCGCTGGGCGTGCGCCTGCTCGACGCGCAGGGCGATGCGCTCGCCGCCGGTGCGGGCGGCGGCGCGCTGGCGGCGCTGGCGCGGATCGACGCCAGCGCGCTGGACCCGCGGCTGCGGGAGTGCACGTTCGAGGTCGCCTGCGATGTCGACAATCCGCTGACCGGGCCGGCAGGCGCCTCGGCGGTGTTCGGGCCGCAGAAGGGCGCCACCCCGGCGCTGGTCGCCCAGCTCGACGCCAACCTGTGCCACTACGCCACGGTGATCGAAACCGATCTCGGCATCGCGCTCGCCGGGTTGCGTGGCGGCGGCGCCGGCGGTGGCCTGGGCGCGGCGTTGGTCGCGTTTCTGGGCGCGCAGCTGCGCCCGGGCGCGGACATCGTCGCCGAGGCGCTGGGGCTGGATGCGCTGGTGGCCGCTGCCGACCTGGTGGTCACCGGCGAGGGCCGCCTCGACCGCCAGAGCCTGCACGGCAAGACGCCGCTGGGCGTGGCCCGGATCGCCAAACGCCACGGCAAGCCGGTGGTCGCGATCGCCGGCGGGCTGGGTGCCGGCGCCGAGCTGCTGCACGCGCACGGCATCGATGCGATGTTCGGCGCGGTGCAGCGCGCCTGCACGCTGCAGCAGGCGCTGGCCGAGGCGGCGGCGAACCTGCGCATGGCGGCCAGGAACGTGGCCGAGACGCTCAGGATCGGGCGCGGCCTCGGGCGCTGA